The following proteins come from a genomic window of Denitromonas sp.:
- a CDS encoding type VI secretion system tip protein VgrG, giving the protein MFSSFTSDTRLFALTWRDAPFDLPVEAWWGSEAASAGFELVVDLLSTDAFIELKSMMGQAVTLHSTLSDGSRADRSALVRAALKLGADGGFCRYRLTLVPWTWLLSRGRHNRVFQDKSVIDIVEAVFADYPEHAAWHWSEEVAEFLAEARARSYCVQYGESDYAFVSRLLAEEGIGWCIEQDTAAPAGHRMRLFADSMRWPEDVASEHANGGRGIRFHRADSQEDQDAVVAFGAHRRLQPAIGTVLSYDYKAKRAVTARVPTALAVGGEHAPALERYDDAGLYAFATTTEAERYQRLMMEALEARHTTFVGRGTVRSFRPGTAFDLLDAPHDTTDPASAEPPRLSLLELTHVGINNLSGEAIATIAARLGADELSLEDTHEPALDPIAPQRAPHTLPAELLALAAERGYANAFTAQSATLAWRAQLADATGARLNPRPTVGGPMSAIVVGPQGETRPNGADEIWCDALGRVKIRFHWQQGHTADDRSSCWVRVATRQAGPGMGWQALPRIGQEVLVTFLGGDIDRPVVLGALYNGRGEGGITPTPGGADANPADRSVFDQATDHAPAAQGNLAGGHSPAWHGAAANEHQHSAALSGFKSKEFGAHGRFAGHNQLVFDDTDNQLRAAVHSTQYASQLNLGHLIHQADNYRGSFRGTGAELRTDAWGALRGGRGITLSTWAQHTDAEPAGDMAPAAALLGQADALAQTLSKAATTHQTVQLAAAIGSTGPNQSTLDPNAAPLKALHTIARGMVDGADFDTALADANQKTTTTAGKLPQLTDAAIIQAARAGLGLVAGGHIQLSNGETISLISGEDTNLAVAGRARLHTGQAIGLLAGAISPGAGGAGITLIAAKDDIEMQAQSDEMAFQAKDDLDLVSITEHIDFAAGKRIVLATEGGASITIDGGITVECPGTITVHASKKSFAGPTRGDYGLPGFPKTVCVECLLSARASGAPYAVR; this is encoded by the coding sequence ATGTTTTCGTCGTTCACCTCCGACACCCGCCTGTTCGCGCTGACCTGGCGCGACGCCCCGTTTGATCTTCCGGTGGAGGCCTGGTGGGGGTCGGAGGCGGCCTCGGCGGGGTTCGAACTGGTGGTCGATCTGCTCTCGACCGACGCCTTCATCGAGCTCAAATCCATGATGGGCCAGGCGGTGACGCTGCACAGCACGCTGTCCGATGGCAGCCGTGCCGATCGCTCTGCCCTGGTGCGCGCCGCACTCAAGCTCGGCGCCGACGGCGGCTTCTGCCGCTACCGCCTCACGCTGGTGCCGTGGACCTGGCTGCTCTCGCGGGGGCGCCACAACCGCGTCTTCCAGGACAAATCCGTCATCGACATCGTCGAGGCGGTGTTCGCCGACTACCCCGAGCATGCCGCCTGGCACTGGAGCGAGGAGGTGGCCGAGTTTCTCGCCGAGGCGCGAGCGCGCAGCTACTGCGTGCAGTACGGCGAGTCCGACTATGCCTTCGTCTCGCGCCTGCTGGCCGAAGAGGGCATCGGCTGGTGCATCGAGCAAGACACCGCCGCCCCGGCCGGCCACCGCATGCGCCTGTTCGCCGACAGCATGCGCTGGCCGGAAGATGTGGCCTCCGAACACGCCAACGGCGGGCGCGGCATCCGCTTTCACCGCGCCGACTCGCAGGAAGACCAGGATGCGGTCGTCGCTTTTGGCGCCCATCGCCGTCTGCAGCCAGCCATCGGTACCGTGCTCAGCTACGACTACAAGGCCAAGCGCGCCGTCACCGCCCGCGTGCCCACCGCGCTGGCCGTCGGCGGCGAGCACGCCCCCGCGCTCGAGCGCTATGACGACGCCGGCCTCTACGCCTTCGCCACCACCACCGAGGCCGAGCGCTATCAACGCCTGATGATGGAGGCGCTCGAAGCGCGCCACACCACCTTCGTCGGCCGCGGCACGGTGCGCAGCTTCCGCCCCGGCACCGCCTTCGACCTGCTCGACGCCCCGCACGACACCACCGACCCGGCCTCGGCCGAACCGCCACGGCTGAGCCTGCTCGAACTCACCCATGTGGGCATCAACAACCTGAGCGGCGAGGCCATCGCCACCATCGCCGCCCGCCTCGGCGCCGACGAGCTGAGCCTCGAGGACACGCACGAGCCCGCCCTCGACCCCATCGCCCCACAGCGCGCCCCGCACACCCTCCCCGCCGAGTTGCTGGCGCTGGCCGCCGAGCGCGGCTACGCCAACGCCTTCACCGCCCAATCGGCCACGCTGGCGTGGCGAGCGCAACTGGCCGACGCCACCGGCGCACGCCTCAACCCCCGCCCCACCGTCGGCGGGCCAATGAGCGCCATCGTCGTCGGCCCGCAGGGCGAGACCCGCCCCAACGGCGCCGACGAGATCTGGTGCGATGCGCTCGGGCGGGTCAAGATTCGCTTCCACTGGCAGCAGGGCCACACCGCAGACGATCGCAGCAGCTGCTGGGTGCGCGTGGCCACCCGCCAGGCCGGCCCCGGCATGGGCTGGCAGGCGCTGCCACGCATCGGCCAGGAGGTGCTGGTCACCTTCCTCGGCGGCGACATCGACCGCCCGGTGGTGCTCGGCGCGCTCTACAACGGCCGGGGCGAAGGCGGCATCACGCCCACCCCCGGCGGCGCCGACGCCAATCCGGCCGATCGCTCAGTCTTCGATCAAGCCACCGATCACGCCCCGGCCGCACAAGGCAATCTGGCCGGCGGCCACAGCCCCGCCTGGCACGGCGCCGCCGCCAACGAACACCAACACAGCGCTGCGCTCAGTGGCTTCAAGAGCAAGGAATTCGGCGCCCACGGCCGCTTCGCCGGCCACAATCAGCTCGTCTTCGACGACACCGACAACCAGCTGCGCGCCGCCGTGCACAGCACCCAGTACGCCTCACAGCTCAACCTCGGCCACCTCATCCACCAGGCCGACAACTACCGCGGCAGCTTCCGCGGCACCGGCGCCGAGCTGCGCACCGATGCCTGGGGCGCGCTGCGCGGCGGCCGCGGCATCACCCTGAGCACCTGGGCGCAACATACCGATGCCGAACCGGCCGGCGACATGGCCCCCGCCGCCGCCCTGCTCGGGCAGGCCGACGCCCTCGCCCAAACCCTCTCCAAGGCCGCCACCACCCATCAAACCGTGCAGCTCGCCGCCGCCATCGGCAGCACCGGCCCCAACCAGAGCACTCTCGACCCGAACGCCGCCCCGCTCAAAGCCCTGCACACCATCGCCCGCGGCATGGTCGATGGCGCCGACTTCGACACCGCGCTGGCCGACGCCAACCAGAAGACCACCACCACCGCCGGCAAGCTCCCCCAGCTCACCGATGCCGCCATCATCCAGGCCGCCCGCGCCGGCCTCGGCCTCGTCGCCGGCGGACACATCCAGCTGAGCAACGGCGAGACCATCAGCCTCATCAGCGGCGAAGACACCAACCTCGCCGTCGCCGGCCGCGCCCGCCTCCACACCGGCCAGGCCATCGGCCTGCTCGCCGGCGCCATCAGCCCCGGCGCAGGGGGCGCCGGCATCACCCTGATCGCCGCCAAAGACGACATCGAGATGCAGGCCCAAAGCGACGAAATGGCCTTCCAGGCCAAAGACGATCTCGACCTCGTCTCGATCACCGAACACATCGACTTCGCCGCCGGCAAACGCATCGTGCTCGCCACCGAGGGCGGGGCGAGCATCACGATTGACGGCGGGATCACGGTCGAGTGCCCGGGGACGATTACGGTGCATGCGAGCAAGAAGAGTTTTGCGGGGCCGACCCGCGGCGACTACGGACTGCCGGGCTTCCCGAAGACCGTATGCGTCGAATGCCTTCTAAGCGCTCGTGCCTCGGGAGCGCCGTATGCAGTGCGTTGA
- a CDS encoding DUF4123 domain-containing protein — protein sequence MQCVEPVQFAHWVAEEIRTPVRAGVHRYLFIDLSAMHDSGEASRFARVGPAVDVLRLQAPDWSEGAAPVLIDLTLVRSDTPPASTLRRVLSRWASASFAAFLESGLPLETLAARLNQRMEATLDDGTDVLWRLFDCRVFEALLDVLDPAQRAIVFSGISRWAFQQRDGTVGIPHHTVAPPGDTLADTAPLSLTEAQQIALATAMEPDSIIDLMLRHGSPRLASLRPHEQYARIRQALDSARAYGIFDAPDQAAWCSLDLALGADFHAQSPWVERLNEIKEKRMTFSQALDRAVQDESAP from the coding sequence ATGCAGTGCGTTGAACCGGTGCAGTTCGCTCATTGGGTCGCCGAAGAAATTCGCACGCCGGTTCGGGCGGGTGTGCACCGCTACCTCTTCATTGATCTGTCCGCCATGCACGACAGTGGTGAGGCGAGTCGGTTCGCGCGCGTTGGGCCGGCGGTCGATGTGCTGCGCCTGCAGGCGCCTGATTGGTCTGAAGGCGCCGCGCCGGTGCTGATCGACCTCACTCTGGTGCGATCCGATACCCCGCCAGCAAGTACGCTCAGGCGCGTGCTGTCGCGCTGGGCCAGCGCCAGTTTTGCGGCGTTCCTCGAGAGCGGCCTGCCGCTCGAAACCCTGGCGGCGCGGCTCAATCAGCGGATGGAGGCGACGCTCGACGACGGCACTGACGTCCTCTGGCGGTTGTTTGATTGCCGAGTTTTTGAGGCTTTGCTCGATGTGCTTGATCCCGCCCAGCGTGCCATCGTGTTTTCCGGCATATCACGGTGGGCGTTTCAACAGCGCGACGGCACGGTAGGCATTCCACATCACACCGTGGCACCTCCAGGCGACACGCTGGCCGATACCGCGCCCTTGTCACTCACCGAGGCTCAGCAAATCGCGCTTGCCACTGCAATGGAGCCGGACAGCATCATCGACCTGATGCTTCGCCATGGATCGCCTCGTCTCGCGAGTCTGCGCCCGCACGAGCAGTATGCAAGAATCCGCCAGGCACTCGACAGTGCACGTGCTTATGGCATTTTTGATGCGCCCGATCAGGCAGCCTGGTGCAGTCTGGACCTGGCCTTGGGTGCCGACTTTCACGCGCAGTCGCCATGGGTGGAGCGCCTGAACGAGATCAAGGAAAAGCGAATGACTTTTTCGCAAGCGCTCGACCGCGCCGTGCAAGATGAGAGTGCGCCATGA
- a CDS encoding DUF3304 domain-containing protein — MTMHRTRHLPWQRWLMQTAALVSAILLLGGCNAPPPPATPAASAEDLPPMREHGVTIYGYNYTNRAFGSFEVNGHGGGPVSVSTPTAGGGSHTCCGSVFAPTTFPTPYTIKWTQEGDIWCEQTVMLPPVQVLEPKYLEVHFYPDGHIELAATEDFSEPRLKLERAEWFRRNADVNRNPVVVGEFDEMP; from the coding sequence ATGACAATGCATAGAACGCGGCATCTGCCATGGCAGCGCTGGTTGATGCAAACAGCGGCCCTGGTCTCAGCGATTTTATTGCTCGGCGGATGCAACGCACCGCCGCCCCCGGCCACTCCGGCGGCAAGCGCGGAGGATTTGCCGCCCATGCGCGAGCATGGCGTGACGATCTATGGGTACAACTACACCAACCGGGCCTTTGGCTCGTTCGAGGTGAATGGTCATGGGGGAGGCCCTGTTTCGGTGAGTACGCCGACCGCGGGGGGAGGTAGTCACACCTGCTGCGGCAGCGTGTTTGCGCCGACAACTTTTCCGACTCCCTACACGATCAAGTGGACGCAAGAGGGCGACATCTGGTGCGAACAGACGGTGATGCTGCCTCCGGTTCAGGTGCTTGAGCCGAAGTACCTTGAAGTGCACTTTTACCCTGACGGACACATCGAACTCGCGGCGACGGAGGACTTTTCTGAGCCGCGCTTGAAGTTAGAACGGGCAGAGTGGTTTCGGCGGAACGCTGATGTGAATAGGAATCCAGTAGTGGTCGGTGAGTTCGACGAGATGCCGTAA
- a CDS encoding DUF3304 domain-containing protein, which produces MALSEKRHPPTRRWLIQAAALVSTILVLGGCNAPPPPAAAAARAEELPPMREHGVTIYGYNYTNRAFGSFEVNGHGGGDLSVSTPTAGGGKHTCCGSVFAPTSFPIPYTVKWTQEDDIWCEQTVVLPPVQVLEPKYLEVHFYPDGHIELAVTEDFSEPRLQLERAGRFIRYADGAKNQIVIHESTKCRDGYY; this is translated from the coding sequence ATGGCATTGAGTGAAAAACGGCATCCGCCGACGCGACGTTGGCTGATACAAGCAGCGGCTTTGGTCTCAACGATTTTAGTGCTCGGCGGATGCAATGCGCCGCCGCCCCCGGCCGCAGCGGCGGCAAGGGCGGAGGAGTTGCCGCCGATGCGCGAGCATGGCGTGACGATCTATGGGTACAACTACACCAACCGGGCCTTTGGCTCGTTCGAGGTGAATGGCCATGGTGGAGGCGACCTCTCGGTGAGTACGCCGACTGCGGGCGGGGGGAAACACACTTGCTGCGGCAGCGTGTTTGCGCCGACAAGTTTTCCGATTCCCTACACGGTCAAGTGGACGCAGGAGGACGACATCTGGTGCGAGCAGACGGTGGTTTTGCCCCCGGTTCAGGTGCTTGAGCCGAAGTATCTCGAAGTGCACTTTTACCCTGACGGACATATCGAACTTGCAGTGACGGAGGATTTTTCCGAACCGAGATTGCAGTTGGAACGGGCAGGGCGATTTATTCGGTATGCCGACGGAGCAAAAAACCAAATCGTGATTCACGAATCGACCAAGTGTCGCGATGGCTACTACTAA